In a single window of the Halomicroarcula saliterrae genome:
- a CDS encoding phosphotransferase family protein, with the protein MSTPEDDIRAVLDESGPDYNGFTFETPGGGHQSDVYMVTLDHGGEEYEVVVKFKPAGDIPFDIEPKLHEYVANRTDVPVPRILVFKQKPTVDVRPYFVTERVHGENLSQEFATLSSADRRHVMHQAGHILGDLHSEIGFEAFGRLDLHNGRLIVRDWMGSWREYFEQLTRAHLSRLDDTPFSDVRDRAVTKIEPALEFVPEDGVPRLVHDDFRPANLLFEAGADQPITAVLDWQDVLAALPEYNLAQTEFLFIDSSFTDPEVRESLRSEFHEGYTAHRPMDFEDGYADRRPLYQLSTLLWRMAGFDAVFDDDSGLVKARAEAQYRQQFERLLEAVPE; encoded by the coding sequence GTGTCGACGCCGGAAGACGATATCCGCGCTGTCCTCGACGAGTCGGGGCCGGACTACAACGGGTTCACCTTCGAGACGCCGGGCGGTGGTCACCAGAGCGATGTCTACATGGTGACACTGGACCACGGCGGCGAGGAGTACGAGGTGGTCGTGAAGTTCAAACCGGCCGGCGACATCCCCTTCGACATCGAGCCGAAGCTCCACGAGTACGTCGCCAACCGGACCGACGTGCCGGTGCCCCGCATCCTCGTGTTCAAACAGAAACCCACCGTCGACGTGCGCCCCTACTTCGTCACCGAGCGTGTCCACGGGGAGAACCTCTCCCAGGAGTTCGCGACGCTCTCGTCGGCGGACCGCCGTCACGTCATGCACCAGGCGGGCCACATCCTCGGGGACCTCCACTCCGAAATCGGGTTCGAGGCGTTCGGACGGCTTGATCTCCACAACGGCCGGCTCATCGTCCGTGACTGGATGGGGAGCTGGCGGGAGTACTTCGAGCAGCTGACGCGGGCCCACCTCTCGCGACTCGACGATACGCCGTTTTCGGACGTGAGAGACCGGGCGGTGACGAAAATCGAGCCCGCGCTGGAGTTCGTCCCCGAGGACGGCGTCCCCCGGCTCGTCCACGACGACTTCCGACCGGCGAACCTGCTGTTCGAGGCCGGCGCCGACCAGCCGATTACGGCGGTGCTCGACTGGCAGGACGTGCTCGCGGCGCTCCCCGAATACAACCTCGCACAGACGGAGTTTCTCTTCATCGACTCGTCCTTCACCGACCCCGAGGTGCGCGAGTCGCTCCGCTCGGAGTTCCACGAGGGGTACACCGCCCACCGGCCGATGGACTTCGAGGACGGCTACGCCGACCGCCGGCCGCTGTACCAGCTCTCGACGCTCCTGTGGCGGATGGCCGGCTTCGACGCGGTGTTCGACGACGACTCCGGGCTGGTCAAGGCCCGCGCCGAGGCCCAGTACCGCCAGCAGTTCGAGCGGCTGCTGGAAGCGGTTCCGGAGTGA
- the rbcL gene encoding type III ribulose-bisphosphate carboxylase: MVGITYEDFLDLDHEPDETELVCAFYVEPAADQTPESAASRVASESSNGTWAELQVEGSVTDLSATACGIEDATVSEGRDGYRVTVAYPDALFEPGNMPQVLSCIAGNILGMKAVDRIRLQDCTWPEPLATSFPGPQFGTGVRTDIFDAGDRPITATVPKPKVGLSTDQHAQIGYEAWTGGLDLLKDDENLTDQSFNPFEDRLTESLAMRDRAEDETGETKSYLLNVTAAGGEMLERVDLAAEHGCEYVMVDVVTTGWAAVQQVRERCEKHGLAIHAHRAMHAAFDRLPDHGVSMRVVAQVARLCGVDQIHTGTADLGKLANEDTVGINEWLYSDLHGLTDVLPMASGGLHPGLVPELVERCGTNIGVQAGGGVHGHPDGTHAGAKALRAAVDAVAAGRDIEDAAAETPELAVALEQWGTETPR; this comes from the coding sequence ATGGTAGGAATTACCTACGAGGACTTCCTCGACCTGGACCACGAGCCCGACGAGACCGAACTCGTCTGTGCGTTCTACGTCGAGCCGGCCGCCGATCAGACCCCGGAGTCCGCGGCCAGCCGGGTCGCGAGCGAGTCCTCCAACGGCACCTGGGCCGAGCTGCAGGTCGAGGGGTCGGTGACGGACCTCTCGGCGACGGCCTGTGGCATCGAGGACGCGACGGTGAGCGAGGGCCGCGACGGCTACCGCGTCACCGTCGCCTACCCCGACGCCCTCTTCGAGCCGGGGAACATGCCCCAGGTGCTGTCCTGTATCGCCGGCAACATCCTCGGGATGAAGGCCGTCGACCGCATCCGCCTGCAAGACTGCACGTGGCCCGAGCCGCTGGCGACCTCCTTTCCCGGGCCGCAGTTCGGTACCGGTGTCCGAACCGACATCTTCGACGCGGGCGACCGGCCGATTACCGCGACGGTCCCGAAACCGAAGGTCGGGCTCTCGACCGACCAGCACGCCCAGATCGGCTACGAGGCCTGGACGGGCGGGCTCGACCTGCTGAAAGACGACGAGAACCTCACGGACCAGTCGTTCAACCCCTTCGAGGACCGCCTGACCGAGTCGCTGGCGATGCGCGACAGGGCCGAAGACGAGACCGGCGAGACGAAGTCCTACCTGCTGAACGTCACCGCCGCGGGGGGCGAGATGCTGGAGCGAGTGGACCTGGCCGCCGAACACGGCTGTGAGTACGTGATGGTCGACGTGGTGACGACGGGGTGGGCCGCGGTCCAGCAGGTCCGCGAGCGCTGTGAGAAACACGGGCTGGCCATCCACGCCCACCGCGCGATGCACGCCGCCTTCGACCGCCTGCCCGACCACGGCGTCTCGATGCGCGTCGTCGCACAGGTCGCCCGGCTCTGTGGCGTCGACCAGATCCACACCGGGACCGCGGACCTCGGGAAGCTGGCCAACGAGGACACTGTCGGCATCAACGAGTGGCTCTACTCGGACCTGCACGGGCTCACCGACGTGCTCCCGATGGCCTCGGGCGGCCTGCATCCGGGGCTCGTCCCCGAACTCGTCGAGCGCTGCGGGACGAACATCGGCGTGCAGGCCGGCGGCGGGGTCCACGGTCACCCCGACGGGACCCACGCCGGCGCGAAAGCGCTCAGAGCCGCCGTCGACGCCGTGGCCGCGGGCCGCGACATCGAGGACGCAGCGGCGGAGACCCCGGAGCTAGCCGTCGCACTGGAGCAGTGGGGGACGGAGACGCCGCGGTAG
- a CDS encoding dihydrofolate reductase, producing MVELRLIAGVARTGVIGDGETIPWHYDADEQQYKDRVADHPVVVGRKTHEGMTRIRGTHPVVVTGSPEEYDEDGATFVSTVGDAVDAVAAEGDTGWVIGGQSIYAMFLPYAHRAFVSELPETAVASRVFPYLGTDWSVEARHEYDQFEVVEYENQAPLDPENASA from the coding sequence ATGGTGGAACTCAGACTCATCGCGGGCGTGGCCCGCACTGGCGTCATCGGCGACGGCGAGACGATACCGTGGCACTACGACGCGGACGAACAGCAGTACAAGGACCGCGTCGCCGACCACCCGGTCGTCGTCGGCCGCAAGACCCACGAGGGGATGACCCGCATCCGCGGCACCCACCCCGTCGTCGTCACCGGCAGCCCCGAGGAGTACGACGAGGACGGCGCCACCTTCGTCTCGACCGTCGGAGACGCCGTCGACGCCGTCGCCGCCGAGGGCGACACCGGCTGGGTCATCGGCGGCCAGTCGATCTACGCCATGTTCCTCCCCTACGCACACCGGGCGTTCGTCTCGGAGCTGCCCGAGACGGCGGTCGCGAGCCGCGTGTTCCCCTATCTCGGGACGGACTGGTCGGTCGAGGCGCGCCACGAGTACGACCAGTTCGAGGTCGTCGAGTACGAGAACCAGGCCCCGCTCGACCCCGAGAACGCGTCGGCCTGA
- the folP gene encoding dihydropteroate synthase, giving the protein MQTVDAAGLQIGDDQPPRIMGVLNVSKESPYSPSVYDDPAEAAAYVDEELVGEGADIVDIGLESANKRLDVLSAEEELDRLDIALETIESVSGDAVYSIETRYAEVAEAAIEGGFDMVNDICGFADPEMPAVCREYDVAVAKMASPPDLERPGAVEETDWAARRSPEWAESADYVDQVYEALKQNGLTEKTIVDPAFGGWSEAKTIRDDHATFERLREFRGFGRPILVSINRKNFLRTIADRSTEAALPVSLAATAMAVERGAHIVRTHDVAETVDAARIGEAFTERAYEADDGVTVTELDARHSGEVSRHLERLGAATGVSEAYVGRVFEVAGLAPEAASTLAAVAEETGLVVSAGDGGAVVGGRPDTLRAVATELSGTAAFEPLVEAIHTTLSE; this is encoded by the coding sequence ATGCAAACGGTCGACGCGGCAGGGCTGCAGATCGGTGACGACCAGCCACCACGCATCATGGGCGTGCTGAACGTCAGCAAGGAGTCGCCGTACTCGCCCTCGGTGTACGACGACCCGGCGGAGGCCGCAGCCTACGTCGACGAGGAGCTCGTCGGCGAGGGGGCCGACATCGTCGATATCGGGCTGGAGTCGGCCAACAAACGGCTCGACGTGCTCTCCGCCGAGGAGGAGCTCGACCGGCTGGACATCGCCCTCGAAACCATCGAGTCCGTCAGCGGCGACGCCGTCTACTCCATCGAGACCCGCTACGCCGAGGTCGCCGAGGCGGCCATCGAGGGCGGTTTCGACATGGTCAACGACATCTGTGGCTTCGCCGACCCCGAGATGCCCGCGGTCTGCCGGGAGTACGACGTGGCCGTCGCCAAGATGGCGAGCCCGCCGGACCTCGAACGGCCCGGCGCCGTCGAGGAGACCGACTGGGCCGCCCGCCGCTCGCCGGAGTGGGCCGAGTCGGCCGACTACGTCGACCAGGTGTACGAGGCGCTGAAACAGAACGGCCTCACCGAGAAGACCATCGTCGACCCGGCCTTTGGCGGCTGGAGCGAGGCCAAGACGATTCGGGACGACCACGCGACCTTCGAGCGCCTGCGGGAGTTCCGCGGGTTCGGTCGCCCCATCCTCGTCTCCATCAACCGGAAGAACTTCCTCCGGACCATCGCCGACCGCTCGACAGAGGCGGCCCTGCCCGTCTCTCTGGCCGCGACGGCGATGGCCGTCGAACGGGGCGCACACATCGTCCGGACCCACGACGTCGCTGAGACGGTCGACGCGGCCCGCATCGGCGAGGCGTTCACCGAGCGCGCCTACGAAGCGGACGACGGCGTGACCGTCACCGAACTCGACGCCCGCCACTCGGGCGAGGTGTCGCGCCATCTGGAACGGCTTGGCGCGGCGACGGGCGTCAGCGAGGCCTACGTCGGCCGCGTCTTCGAGGTCGCAGGACTGGCTCCCGAGGCCGCCTCGACGCTCGCCGCCGTCGCCGAAGAGACCGGCCTCGTCGTCAGTGCCGGTGACGGCGGGGCAGTCGTCGGCGGCCGGCCGGACACGCTCCGGGCCGTCGCGACGGAGCTGTCGGGGACGGCGGCCTTCGAGCCGCTCGTCGAAGCGATTCACACGACGCTGTCGGAGTGA
- a CDS encoding glycosyl transferase family 2, translated as MDYLQERITTLHDLTDEVPEMPAGDSAVVVPIAGECEAAVTPTNVFEALSTVGPSEVVVPLRGPPEVAAAFEGWVERFDLDVTTLWCNAPTVAPLLDAHGLDGAMGKGRDVWLGLGLAASRADYVAVHDADASTYSAAHVPRLLAPLGMGHAFVKGYYARVEDGQLYGRLARLFVAPLLRALSTTHHDPLLAYLSAFRYPLAGEFAFTAEAARSIRAQRAWGLEIGMLGEAYDVVGEAATAQVDLGMHRHDHRPVGGRGGLSTMAEEVGEALFRVLEDHGLSPDYDSLPGAYRDAAAELVRQYGADAAVNGLAYDAEAERSQVAAYAERIRPPGSDDRLPAWTETTLPPTAVLDASREALGSRPG; from the coding sequence ATGGACTACCTACAGGAACGCATCACGACGCTGCACGACCTGACCGACGAGGTCCCCGAGATGCCGGCGGGCGACAGCGCGGTCGTCGTCCCCATCGCCGGGGAGTGCGAGGCCGCCGTGACACCGACGAACGTCTTCGAGGCTCTATCGACGGTCGGGCCGAGCGAGGTCGTCGTGCCCCTTCGCGGGCCGCCCGAGGTCGCTGCGGCCTTCGAGGGCTGGGTGGAGCGGTTCGACCTCGACGTGACGACGCTGTGGTGTAACGCGCCGACGGTGGCGCCGCTGCTCGACGCGCACGGGCTCGACGGCGCGATGGGGAAAGGCCGGGACGTGTGGCTCGGACTGGGGCTGGCCGCGAGCCGCGCCGACTACGTCGCGGTGCACGACGCCGACGCCTCGACGTACTCGGCCGCGCACGTGCCGCGCCTGCTCGCCCCGCTGGGGATGGGACACGCCTTCGTCAAGGGGTACTACGCCCGCGTCGAGGACGGCCAGCTCTACGGCCGGCTCGCCCGGCTGTTCGTCGCGCCGCTGTTGCGTGCGCTCTCTACTACCCACCACGACCCGCTGCTCGCCTATCTCTCCGCCTTCCGCTACCCGCTGGCCGGCGAGTTCGCGTTCACCGCCGAGGCCGCCCGCTCCATTCGGGCCCAGCGGGCGTGGGGGCTGGAGATAGGCATGCTCGGCGAAGCCTACGACGTGGTCGGCGAGGCCGCGACCGCGCAGGTCGACCTCGGGATGCACCGCCACGACCACCGGCCCGTCGGCGGCCGGGGCGGGCTGTCGACGATGGCGGAGGAAGTCGGCGAGGCGCTGTTCCGCGTCCTCGAAGACCACGGTCTCTCGCCCGACTACGACAGCCTGCCCGGGGCGTACCGGGACGCGGCGGCCGAACTCGTCCGACAGTACGGGGCCGACGCGGCGGTCAACGGGCTGGCCTACGACGCCGAGGCCGAGCGCTCGCAGGTGGCCGCCTACGCCGAGCGCATCCGACCGCCCGGCTCGGACGACCGACTGCCGGCGTGGACGGAGACGACGCTCCCGCCGACGGCGGTGCTCGACGCCTCTCGGGAGGCGCTCGGGTCGCGACCGGGCTGA
- a CDS encoding TIGR04024 family LLM class F420-dependent oxidoreductase codes for MTDRDIYLPVAAQPSVETLVGLGQLAEAHGYERLWLPETWGRDAVTALSSIARETTDVGIGSSLLNVYSRSPAVIGQTAATLQEVADGRLRLGLGPSGPRVIEGWHGAAFERPLRRTRETIDIVKRVLSGDTVEYDGDIFQLSGFRLRCEPPSPAPPIDAGGLGPKSVELAGRFADGWHAILFTADGMADRLGDFDRGTELGDRDRGSQRVTLSVPCCALEDRERARELARQHVAFYIGGMGTYYRDALARQGYEATASEVFERWNNGERETAVAAIDEELLDALAVAGTPEECRDRIGEFEAIDGVDALNISFPRAAERADIEATMAVLAP; via the coding sequence ATGACGGACAGAGACATCTATCTCCCCGTCGCCGCACAGCCGTCCGTCGAGACGCTGGTCGGTCTGGGCCAGCTCGCCGAGGCCCACGGCTACGAGCGGCTCTGGCTCCCGGAAACGTGGGGCCGCGACGCCGTCACAGCGCTTTCGAGCATCGCCCGGGAGACCACCGACGTGGGTATCGGGTCCTCCCTCCTGAACGTCTACTCGCGCTCGCCGGCGGTCATCGGCCAGACCGCGGCCACGCTACAGGAGGTCGCCGACGGACGCCTGCGCCTCGGCCTCGGCCCCTCCGGACCGCGCGTCATCGAGGGGTGGCACGGGGCCGCCTTCGAGCGGCCGCTGCGCCGGACCCGCGAGACCATCGATATCGTGAAACGGGTGCTGTCGGGCGACACCGTCGAGTACGACGGCGATATCTTCCAGCTCTCGGGCTTTCGGCTCCGCTGTGAGCCGCCGTCACCGGCCCCGCCAATCGACGCCGGCGGGCTGGGCCCGAAATCGGTGGAGCTCGCGGGGCGCTTTGCAGACGGCTGGCACGCCATCCTCTTTACCGCCGACGGGATGGCCGACCGGCTCGGCGACTTCGACCGCGGGACCGAGCTGGGCGACCGCGACCGGGGGAGCCAGCGGGTGACGCTGTCGGTCCCCTGCTGTGCGCTGGAGGACCGTGAGCGGGCCCGGGAGCTGGCCCGCCAGCACGTCGCGTTCTACATCGGCGGGATGGGCACCTACTACCGGGACGCGCTCGCCAGACAGGGGTACGAGGCGACCGCCAGCGAGGTGTTCGAGCGGTGGAACAACGGCGAGCGCGAGACCGCCGTGGCCGCGATCGACGAGGAGCTGCTCGACGCGCTGGCCGTCGCCGGCACGCCCGAGGAGTGTCGGGACCGGATCGGCGAGTTCGAGGCTATCGACGGAGTGGACGCGCTCAACATCTCCTTCCCGCGGGCGGCCGAGCGGGCCGACATCGAGGCGACGATGGCCGTGCTCGCGCCGTAG
- a CDS encoding 6-hydroxymethylpterin diphosphokinase MptE-like protein has product MEFHTWEPVYEGLLAAFGYPRDGDERARDRLGELLADAETYHPDRLGLDGRTVAIAGAGPSLEAEADRAAEADRVLAASTAVDRLQSVGVTVDAMVTDLDKNPETGRSLTESGTPVFAHAHGDNVPAVERHVPTYDADFVVPTTQAAPTGAVHNFGGFTDGDRAAFTADHFGAAELVFAGWDFEDPDVPPAKREKLRWAERLLHWLERRRDERFAVLDGRRGDISPLAGAQ; this is encoded by the coding sequence ATGGAATTTCACACGTGGGAACCGGTGTACGAGGGGCTGCTCGCGGCGTTTGGCTACCCCCGTGACGGGGACGAACGGGCGCGGGATAGACTCGGTGAGCTGCTGGCCGACGCGGAGACGTACCACCCCGACCGGCTCGGTCTGGACGGGCGAACAGTCGCTATCGCCGGCGCCGGCCCCTCGCTGGAGGCCGAGGCAGACCGGGCGGCCGAGGCCGACCGCGTGCTCGCGGCGTCGACGGCGGTCGACCGCCTGCAGTCGGTCGGCGTCACCGTCGACGCGATGGTGACCGACCTCGACAAGAACCCCGAGACCGGTCGCTCGCTCACCGAATCGGGCACGCCCGTGTTCGCCCACGCACACGGCGACAACGTCCCGGCGGTCGAACGGCACGTCCCGACCTACGACGCCGACTTCGTGGTCCCGACGACGCAGGCCGCCCCGACCGGGGCCGTCCACAACTTCGGCGGGTTCACCGACGGCGACAGGGCGGCCTTTACCGCCGACCACTTCGGGGCCGCCGAGCTGGTGTTTGCCGGCTGGGACTTCGAGGACCCGGACGTGCCCCCGGCCAAACGCGAGAAGCTCCGCTGGGCCGAGCGGCTGCTCCACTGGCTCGAACGGCGCCGCGACGAGCGCTTCGCCGTGCTGGACGGGCGCCGCGGCGACATCAGCCCGTTGGCCGGGGCCCAGTAG
- a CDS encoding RNA methyltransferase gives MISVAVVDAETPGNVGTIARSMKNFGLSELLLVDPPELDPDGEAYGFAGQAREDILPGAREVSFDYLVENYHTVACTATTNEDDSSHVRYPAKTPAELADSLRGVDSDSCLVFGRERVGLTNDELARLDEICSIPASGDYPVLNLGQAATIVLYELRELTVERDQHPEELHARADEPAVEGLHEEFSTFLDSIDHPEEKRHRVRRLFRRLVGRAHPTGREAKTLRGVFRRARQRIERERE, from the coding sequence ATGATATCGGTCGCCGTCGTCGACGCCGAGACGCCGGGCAACGTCGGCACTATCGCCCGGTCGATGAAGAACTTCGGCCTGTCGGAACTGCTGCTCGTGGACCCGCCGGAACTCGACCCCGACGGGGAGGCCTACGGGTTCGCGGGGCAGGCCCGGGAGGACATCCTCCCCGGTGCCCGCGAGGTGAGCTTCGACTATCTCGTCGAGAACTACCACACCGTCGCCTGCACCGCGACGACCAACGAGGACGACTCCAGCCACGTCCGCTACCCCGCGAAGACACCGGCCGAACTGGCCGACTCGCTCCGGGGCGTCGACAGCGATAGCTGCCTCGTCTTCGGCCGCGAGCGGGTCGGGCTCACGAACGACGAACTCGCCCGGCTGGACGAGATCTGTTCGATTCCCGCGAGCGGCGACTACCCGGTCCTGAACCTCGGGCAGGCCGCGACTATCGTCCTCTACGAACTGCGGGAACTGACCGTCGAGCGCGACCAGCACCCGGAAGAGCTCCACGCCCGGGCCGACGAGCCGGCCGTCGAGGGACTCCACGAGGAGTTCTCGACGTTCCTCGACAGCATCGACCACCCCGAGGAGAAGCGCCACCGCGTCCGGCGGCTGTTCCGTCGGCTGGTGGGCCGTGCCCACCCGACCGGTCGCGAGGCCAAGACGCTCAGGGGCGTGTTCCGGCGGGCCCGACAGCGCATCGAGCGGGAGAGGGAGTGA
- a CDS encoding DUF7504 family protein, which produces MFTVGSLLPVEGIPPGSTMLVVGPPMTGKRTLTMELLAAGFDEEGVAVVSTDASAADVRTSLAEFTDGPAEALPLGVVDCVGDSHGSEGVGPLDSRVSSPADLTGIGMELTTLLERLYADHSSRLRFGLLSLTTMSMYAAPEQVVRFLHVVTSRISDADGVGFVVAHADTIDEEHLQQLRSFVDGVIEVRETEESAQLRVLGHPSGTTDWTPFQPGRQSADAADGPAGVDDTEQSRVTRPADGPIADSLRDILAGVRADAPTLTVCNYSGPPEELAVVERYVGRHGVDVRTASLDVDQPRSVALLHHGDNLLASESVPALRGAIDIESATTDGLGKRHTSDLLTKLERSVFGASTAEKGLLVDVSHSVELLANRTGSGTLHAGFQRLSNLVGDDGAARIYERLAASGVDVHVYGTPDTETTVPGVTIHEIANEEIANSWFVVYDGGGDPDRRAALLAHELDGDNEYDGFWTYEGDIVADIDAYLTATYLGDATPSERAGN; this is translated from the coding sequence ATGTTTACTGTCGGATCGTTACTGCCCGTCGAGGGAATCCCTCCCGGCTCGACGATGCTCGTCGTCGGCCCGCCGATGACCGGGAAACGGACACTCACCATGGAGCTGCTGGCGGCGGGGTTCGACGAGGAGGGCGTGGCCGTGGTCTCGACGGACGCCAGCGCCGCCGACGTGCGGACCTCGCTGGCCGAGTTCACCGACGGACCGGCCGAGGCGCTCCCCCTCGGCGTGGTGGACTGCGTCGGAGACTCACACGGGTCCGAGGGGGTCGGGCCGCTCGACAGCCGCGTGAGTTCGCCCGCCGACCTCACGGGCATCGGGATGGAGCTGACGACGCTGCTGGAGCGGCTCTACGCCGACCACTCCTCCCGGCTCCGCTTTGGCCTGCTCTCCCTGACGACGATGTCGATGTACGCCGCGCCCGAGCAGGTCGTCCGCTTTCTCCACGTCGTCACCAGCCGCATCAGCGACGCCGACGGCGTCGGCTTCGTCGTGGCCCACGCCGACACGATAGACGAGGAGCACCTCCAGCAGCTCCGGTCGTTCGTCGACGGCGTTATCGAGGTCCGCGAGACCGAGGAGAGCGCGCAGCTCCGCGTGCTCGGCCACCCCAGTGGGACCACGGACTGGACACCGTTCCAGCCGGGCCGACAGTCAGCCGACGCGGCCGACGGCCCGGCGGGCGTCGACGACACCGAGCAGTCGCGTGTCACCCGTCCGGCCGACGGTCCAATCGCCGACTCGCTCCGGGATATCTTGGCCGGCGTGCGAGCCGACGCACCGACTCTGACCGTGTGCAACTACAGCGGCCCGCCGGAGGAGCTGGCCGTCGTCGAGCGGTACGTCGGGCGCCACGGGGTCGACGTTCGGACGGCCTCGCTCGATGTCGACCAGCCCCGGTCGGTGGCGCTGTTGCACCACGGCGACAATCTGCTGGCCAGCGAATCCGTCCCCGCGCTCCGGGGGGCTATCGACATCGAGTCGGCGACGACCGACGGGCTCGGGAAGCGACACACGAGCGACCTGCTGACGAAGCTCGAACGGTCGGTGTTTGGCGCCTCGACCGCCGAGAAGGGGCTCCTCGTCGACGTGAGCCACAGCGTGGAACTGCTTGCCAACCGGACCGGTTCCGGCACGCTACACGCCGGCTTCCAGCGGCTCTCGAATCTGGTCGGCGACGACGGGGCCGCCCGTATCTACGAGCGCCTCGCCGCGAGCGGCGTCGACGTGCACGTCTATGGCACCCCGGACACGGAGACGACGGTGCCGGGCGTGACCATCCACGAGATAGCCAACGAGGAGATAGCGAACTCGTGGTTCGTCGTCTACGACGGCGGTGGGGACCCGGACCGGCGGGCGGCCCTGCTGGCCCACGAACTCGACGGCGACAACGAGTACGACGGGTTCTGGACCTACGAGGGCGACATCGTCGCCGACATCGACGCCTACCTCACGGCGACCTATCTCGGTGACGCGACCCCGTCGGAGCGGGCCGGGAACTGA